A window from Embleya scabrispora encodes these proteins:
- a CDS encoding dipeptide/oligopeptide/nickel ABC transporter permease/ATP-binding protein: MSKAPRLRQALRTPMGIATAILSALILLVAIFGPMLAGDTADRIDTDAIGRHSGTEHLFGTDALGRDIAARVVVATRLTLELTLFATLIAVLGGLILGVLPAVLGRRAGRLITATVNLLVAFPGLLFVLFLAVIFGVGTFSAAFAIGLGAAPATARLVQNLTASVAGTDYVAAARILGVGRLRIIVRHILPNIAEPVALFVAQVAAGILVAFSGLSFLGLGVQAPDYDWGRLLNEQLDRVMVDPMSAVGPGAAIVLTGITFGLIGEVVAGASGGRGANRPEAEPVASTDEQSAAEAASALLHVDHLRVRFPGHTAVHDVCLSVTEGEAVGIVGESGSGKSLTALAAAGLVPHPGRVSARTLRFADRDLNRQAPKGTSLAMVFQDPMASLNPALTVGRQLAEVAEVHHGAGRAAALTRAVARLGAVGIINPEQRVTKRPHEFSGGMRQRVMIAMGLMGEPRLIIADEPTTALDVTVQAQVLALLRDVRAESGAALLLISHDIAVVSQVCDRVVVMYAGRVVEELPVGDLADGVAHPYSAALIGAVPTMTTDRDVPLATIPGRPPEPGEESVGCPFAPRCARANDRCRTEEPVLERIGPGRRVACWDPITTAVHELEEVR; encoded by the coding sequence ATGTCCAAGGCCCCTAGACTGCGCCAGGCGCTGCGCACCCCGATGGGGATCGCCACGGCGATCCTGAGCGCCCTGATCCTGCTCGTGGCGATCTTCGGCCCGATGCTGGCCGGCGACACCGCCGACCGGATCGACACCGACGCGATCGGCCGACACAGTGGCACCGAGCACCTGTTCGGTACCGACGCGCTCGGCCGCGACATCGCCGCCCGGGTGGTGGTGGCCACCCGACTCACCCTCGAACTGACCCTGTTCGCCACCTTGATCGCGGTGCTCGGCGGGCTGATCCTGGGTGTGCTCCCGGCGGTTCTCGGCCGGCGCGCCGGCCGGCTGATCACCGCGACGGTCAACCTGCTCGTGGCCTTCCCCGGCCTGCTGTTCGTGCTCTTCCTCGCGGTCATCTTCGGCGTCGGCACCTTCTCCGCCGCCTTCGCCATCGGCCTGGGCGCGGCCCCCGCCACCGCCCGGCTCGTGCAGAACCTGACCGCCTCCGTCGCCGGCACCGACTACGTGGCCGCCGCGCGGATCCTCGGCGTCGGCCGGCTCCGGATCATCGTGCGACACATCCTGCCCAACATCGCCGAACCGGTCGCGCTGTTCGTCGCCCAGGTCGCCGCCGGCATCCTGGTCGCCTTCTCCGGCCTGTCCTTCCTCGGCCTGGGCGTACAGGCGCCCGACTACGACTGGGGGCGCCTGCTCAACGAACAGCTCGACCGGGTCATGGTGGACCCGATGTCGGCGGTCGGCCCCGGCGCCGCGATCGTACTGACCGGCATCACCTTCGGCCTGATCGGCGAGGTGGTCGCGGGTGCCAGCGGCGGCCGCGGCGCGAACCGGCCCGAGGCCGAGCCGGTCGCCTCGACCGACGAACAATCCGCCGCCGAGGCGGCGTCGGCCCTGCTGCACGTCGACCACCTGCGGGTGCGCTTCCCCGGCCACACAGCCGTACACGACGTGTGCCTGAGCGTCACCGAGGGCGAGGCGGTCGGCATCGTCGGCGAATCCGGCTCGGGCAAGAGCCTGACCGCGCTGGCCGCGGCCGGACTGGTCCCGCACCCCGGCCGGGTCAGCGCCCGTACCCTGCGCTTCGCCGACCGGGATCTGAACCGCCAGGCGCCCAAGGGCACTTCACTGGCCATGGTGTTCCAGGACCCGATGGCCTCGCTCAACCCGGCGCTGACCGTCGGCCGGCAGCTCGCCGAGGTCGCCGAGGTGCACCACGGCGCCGGCCGCGCGGCGGCACTGACCCGAGCGGTCGCCCGTCTGGGCGCGGTGGGCATCATCAACCCCGAACAGCGGGTCACCAAACGTCCGCACGAGTTCTCCGGCGGCATGCGCCAGCGGGTGATGATCGCGATGGGCCTGATGGGCGAGCCCCGACTGATCATCGCCGACGAGCCGACCACCGCCCTCGATGTCACCGTGCAGGCCCAGGTGTTGGCGCTGCTGCGGGACGTACGGGCCGAGTCCGGCGCCGCGTTGCTGCTCATCTCGCACGACATCGCCGTCGTGTCGCAGGTGTGCGACCGGGTCGTGGTGATGTACGCGGGCCGGGTCGTCGAGGAACTGCCGGTCGGCGACCTGGCCGACGGCGTCGCGCACCCCTACTCGGCCGCGCTGATCGGCGCGGTACCGACGATGACCACCGACCGGGACGTGCCGCTGGCGACCATCCCGGGCCGCCCGCCGGAGCCCGGCGAGGAGAGCGTGGGCTGCCCGTTCGCGCCGCGCTGCGCCCGGGCGAACGACCGCTGCCGGACCGAGGAGCCGGTCCTGGAACGCATCGGTCCCGGACGCCGCGTGGCGTGCTGGGACCCGATCACCACCGCCGTGCACGAACTGGAGGAGGTTCGATGA
- a CDS encoding GNAT family N-acetyltransferase gives MTPTPAGARIGGDLYRAEPEPAPDSGALRDRATAAAVRAARAAHVEIRELHTLDEVSEVCKLLDRIWQVDSANPMMLPELLMVLAHAGGYVAGTYEGDRLTGACVALLATDGLHSHIAGVDVRSRGREVGHALKVHQRAWCLDRGISRISWTFDPLVGRNAFFNLAKLGAVPGEYLVDFYGRLTDAFNAGDHTDRLLVRWDLTAPRVALACEGIPQPADDAAAPGEEGVAIALEVGADGRPVLGSTDADVVVVRVPRDIEALRRSDPAAVLAWRLAVREVLGGLMGEGRVVRGFGRLGGYVVDRRRDGG, from the coding sequence ATGACCCCGACACCGGCGGGCGCGCGGATCGGCGGCGACCTGTACCGTGCCGAACCCGAGCCCGCACCCGATTCCGGTGCGCTTCGCGACCGCGCGACCGCGGCGGCCGTCCGCGCGGCTCGCGCGGCCCACGTCGAGATCCGCGAACTGCACACGCTGGACGAGGTGTCCGAGGTGTGCAAGCTGCTGGACCGCATCTGGCAGGTGGACTCGGCGAACCCGATGATGCTGCCCGAACTGCTGATGGTCCTGGCGCACGCGGGCGGCTACGTGGCGGGCACCTACGAGGGCGACCGGTTGACCGGCGCCTGCGTGGCTCTGCTCGCCACCGACGGCCTGCACTCGCACATCGCGGGCGTGGACGTGCGCTCGCGCGGACGCGAGGTGGGCCACGCGCTCAAGGTGCACCAGCGCGCCTGGTGCCTGGACCGCGGGATCAGCCGGATCAGCTGGACGTTCGATCCCCTGGTGGGGCGCAACGCGTTCTTCAATCTGGCCAAGCTCGGCGCGGTGCCCGGCGAGTATCTGGTCGACTTCTACGGGCGCCTGACCGATGCGTTCAACGCCGGCGACCACACGGATCGGCTGTTGGTCCGCTGGGATCTGACCGCCCCCCGGGTGGCCCTCGCCTGCGAGGGGATTCCGCAGCCGGCGGACGACGCGGCCGCTCCGGGGGAGGAGGGGGTCGCGATCGCCCTGGAGGTGGGGGCCGACGGCCGGCCGGTGCTCGGCAGCACCGACGCCGACGTGGTGGTGGTCCGGGTGCCGCGCGACATCGAGGCGCTGCGGCGCAGCGATCCGGCCGCCGTGCTCGCGTGGCGCCTGGCGGTGCGCGAGGTGCTGGGCGGGCTGATGGGGGAGGGCCGTGTGGTGCGCGGCTTCGGGCGGCTCGGGGGTTATGTCGTGGACCGGCGACGGGACGGGGGCTGA
- a CDS encoding ABC transporter substrate-binding protein — MRRASRGAAAAVALGLFAAGCGGTGVGGNSGDGDTVTIAIPSDPSNLNPMTTLISYATMMNRFSYDSLINVRTDGRIVSGVAEKWTSDANSATFTLRRDVRCENGAPLTAADVAAQYNHIVDPANKSPLYGLMVPPGVTATADNEAGTVTLNSSQPAPFLLRGTSMLRLVCPASLKDSDKLTHTSDGTGPYRLAEVVAGDHFTFVKRPGYTWGPDGVDNSASPDRVVFKVVGNESTRSNLLLSGQLDIASVMGPDRARLTAAGIKAVIERDPLGMLLFNEAPNRVTADVRVRRALLSALDLKQIGAVATGGKGMAPLRLGITMGPPCTEDSVTGNLPPHDPAQAAALMREAGWKKSGGRWSKDGKQLSISMPYPGVFGTQLVSAVELAVKQWESFGAKVSIQPTTASTNAPILMGGQWELAWAPISVTTPDQILPFFSGPKPPEGLNFGSLDNPEYQRLVGAAMAKPDTAGCPEWTAAESELIKRADAVTFVDSMTPYFVRGYSFELDGGGVVPSSLHKVGGR; from the coding sequence ATGAGACGAGCCTCGCGCGGGGCCGCCGCGGCCGTCGCGCTGGGCCTGTTCGCCGCCGGATGCGGTGGGACGGGCGTGGGTGGGAACTCGGGGGACGGCGACACCGTCACCATCGCGATTCCCAGCGACCCCAGCAACCTGAACCCGATGACCACGCTGATTTCGTACGCGACCATGATGAACCGCTTCTCCTACGACTCGCTGATCAACGTCCGGACCGACGGGCGGATCGTCTCCGGCGTCGCGGAGAAGTGGACCTCGGACGCGAACTCGGCGACGTTCACGCTCAGGCGCGACGTGAGGTGCGAGAACGGCGCGCCGTTGACCGCGGCCGATGTCGCCGCCCAGTACAACCACATCGTCGACCCGGCCAACAAGTCGCCGCTGTACGGCCTGATGGTGCCTCCCGGGGTCACCGCCACCGCCGACAACGAGGCCGGTACGGTGACCCTCAACTCCTCGCAACCGGCCCCGTTCCTGCTGCGCGGCACCTCGATGTTGCGGCTGGTGTGTCCCGCCTCTTTGAAGGACTCGGACAAGCTCACCCACACCTCCGACGGCACCGGTCCCTACCGACTCGCCGAGGTGGTCGCGGGCGACCACTTCACCTTCGTCAAGCGTCCCGGCTACACCTGGGGACCGGACGGCGTCGACAACTCCGCGTCGCCCGATCGGGTGGTCTTCAAGGTCGTCGGCAACGAGTCCACCCGGAGCAATCTGCTGCTCAGCGGGCAACTGGACATCGCGTCGGTGATGGGCCCGGACCGGGCCCGACTGACCGCGGCCGGAATCAAGGCGGTGATCGAGCGGGACCCGTTGGGGATGCTGCTTTTCAACGAGGCGCCGAATCGCGTCACGGCCGACGTCCGGGTGCGCCGGGCGCTGCTGTCCGCGCTCGACCTCAAGCAGATCGGCGCGGTGGCCACCGGTGGCAAGGGCATGGCCCCGCTGCGGCTCGGTATCACGATGGGCCCACCATGCACCGAGGACTCGGTCACCGGCAACCTCCCGCCGCACGACCCGGCGCAGGCCGCGGCGCTGATGCGCGAGGCCGGCTGGAAGAAGTCCGGCGGGCGCTGGAGCAAGGACGGCAAACAGCTGTCGATCTCCATGCCGTATCCGGGCGTGTTCGGCACCCAACTCGTCTCGGCCGTCGAACTGGCGGTCAAGCAGTGGGAGTCGTTCGGGGCGAAGGTGAGTATCCAGCCGACCACGGCGTCGACGAACGCGCCGATCCTGATGGGCGGTCAGTGGGAACTCGCGTGGGCGCCGATCTCGGTGACCACCCCCGATCAGATCCTCCCGTTCTTCTCCGGACCCAAGCCCCCCGAGGGGCTCAACTTCGGATCGCTCGACAACCCCGAATACCAGCGTCTGGTCGGTGCGGCGATGGCCAAGCCCGACACGGCCGGCTGTCCCGAGTGGACCGCCGCCGAATCCGAGTTGATCAAGCGTGCCGACGCGGTGACGTTCGTGGACTCGATGACTCCCTACTTCGTTCGGGGCTACAGCTTCGAACTCGACGGTGGCGGCGTGGTGCCGTCCTCCCTGCACAAGGTCGGTGGCCGATGA
- a CDS encoding serine hydrolase domain-containing protein, which translates to MGRSDVSGAAARTLPTPEYLATRLGELAKRGNIPGASVAVRMGDETVSAATGVLDTEIGYPATTESIFQIGSITKVWTATLIMQLVDEGVLDLDAPVRTFLPGFKLVDETASASVTVRQLLCHTAGFEGDIFEEFGPGDDAVAGLVGHLADHGNRLFAPGEMFSYCNSGYVALGRIVEVLTGQTWEATLRERITVPLGLTRVASGAAEAILHRVAIGHVAGPDGTTVKAPVWQMPRSNAPAGSTLATTATDLVAFAAAHVARGLLPDGTRLLSEASALAMRESQVDVPDIGAVGTAWGLGWNLFDWAGGPVIGHDGGTLGQAAILRVVPESGVSIAILTNGGELGVMYELVREVLASTAGVGMPESAVPPVDPPVVDARFFVGRYASQVLAMDVVESERGFELTTRTLGAAAEVMGESVQTSELVARDARTLIAVEAKGGQHAQYAFVGDGDRARFVHMTRALPRVVAGESAGTTGAERVGVDSCSGGAR; encoded by the coding sequence ATGGGACGATCCGATGTGTCCGGGGCCGCTGCCCGGACACTGCCGACTCCCGAGTACCTAGCGACCCGTCTCGGCGAGCTGGCCAAGCGTGGCAATATCCCCGGCGCGAGCGTCGCGGTGCGGATGGGTGACGAGACGGTCTCGGCCGCCACGGGCGTGCTCGACACGGAGATCGGGTACCCGGCCACGACCGAGTCGATCTTCCAGATCGGTTCGATCACCAAGGTCTGGACGGCGACGCTGATCATGCAACTGGTCGACGAGGGCGTACTCGACCTCGACGCACCGGTGCGGACCTTCCTCCCCGGCTTCAAGCTGGTCGACGAGACCGCGTCGGCGAGCGTGACGGTCCGTCAACTGCTGTGCCACACCGCCGGGTTCGAGGGCGACATCTTCGAGGAGTTCGGTCCCGGCGACGACGCGGTGGCCGGACTGGTCGGGCATCTGGCCGACCACGGCAACCGACTCTTCGCGCCCGGCGAGATGTTCTCCTACTGCAACAGTGGATACGTCGCCCTCGGTCGGATCGTCGAGGTGCTGACCGGACAGACGTGGGAGGCCACGCTGCGCGAGCGGATCACCGTCCCGCTCGGGCTGACCCGGGTGGCGAGCGGTGCCGCCGAGGCGATCCTGCACCGGGTGGCGATCGGGCACGTGGCGGGCCCCGACGGAACGACCGTCAAGGCGCCGGTGTGGCAGATGCCCCGCTCCAACGCGCCGGCCGGTTCGACGCTGGCCACCACCGCGACGGACCTGGTCGCGTTCGCCGCCGCGCACGTCGCGCGCGGGCTGCTGCCCGACGGCACCCGTCTGCTGTCCGAGGCGTCGGCTCTGGCCATGCGCGAGTCGCAGGTGGACGTGCCCGACATCGGCGCGGTCGGCACCGCGTGGGGCCTGGGCTGGAACCTGTTCGACTGGGCGGGCGGCCCGGTGATCGGCCACGACGGCGGCACCCTCGGCCAGGCCGCCATCCTGCGGGTGGTCCCGGAGAGCGGGGTCTCGATCGCGATCCTGACCAACGGCGGCGAATTGGGCGTGATGTACGAGCTGGTCCGCGAGGTCTTGGCGAGCACCGCGGGTGTCGGCATGCCCGAGTCCGCCGTGCCGCCCGTCGATCCGCCGGTGGTGGACGCGCGCTTCTTCGTCGGGCGCTACGCGTCGCAGGTGCTGGCGATGGACGTGGTCGAGTCCGAGCGCGGCTTCGAGCTGACCACGCGCACCCTGGGTGCCGCGGCGGAGGTGATGGGCGAGAGCGTGCAGACGAGCGAACTGGTGGCCCGCGACGCCCGCACGCTGATCGCCGTCGAGGCGAAGGGCGGGCAGCACGCGCAGTACGCCTTCGTCGGAGACGGCGACCGGGCGCGCTTTGTGCACATGACCCGCGCGCTGCCCCGGGTGGTGGCCGGCGAGTCGGCCGGGACGACCGGTGCCGAGCGGGTCGGCGTCGACTCCTGTAGCGGAGGCGCGCGATGA
- a CDS encoding serine hydrolase, with protein sequence MSTDRESAEPTQRIRAIFDAARVDGFLHVRDLDTADEIAYQADDPVVLASVLKVPIVLEYARQAADGRLDRAGRHLVTAADREGDGIGTDGCMYDVEMSARDLAFMMITQSDNAATDIVLRLVGRDNVRATLDALDCRDTSVTGCKDLFQSVLDDLGVDPDGNVDEQVARATPEQIRALTVRDPKRTAATTPREITKLLAAIWRDEAGSAEACAEVRDIMGRQIWPHRLASGFADEIRVSGKTGTLWGVRNEVGVVEYPDGKRYAVGVFLRLESLGFRAPAADASIGLAARAAIDHLRAR encoded by the coding sequence ATGAGCACCGATCGAGAGTCGGCAGAACCCACACAGCGCATCCGGGCGATCTTCGACGCCGCCCGGGTGGACGGCTTCCTGCACGTACGCGACCTCGACACCGCCGACGAGATCGCCTACCAGGCCGACGACCCGGTCGTGCTCGCGTCGGTCCTGAAGGTGCCGATCGTCCTGGAGTACGCCCGCCAGGCCGCCGACGGCCGGCTCGACCGGGCCGGCCGGCACCTGGTCACCGCCGCCGACCGCGAGGGCGACGGCATCGGCACCGACGGCTGTATGTACGACGTGGAGATGAGCGCGCGCGACCTCGCCTTCATGATGATCACCCAGAGCGACAACGCGGCGACCGACATCGTGCTGCGCCTGGTCGGCCGGGACAACGTACGGGCCACCCTCGACGCACTGGACTGCCGCGACACCTCCGTCACCGGCTGCAAGGACCTGTTCCAATCGGTGCTGGACGACCTGGGCGTCGACCCGGACGGCAACGTCGACGAGCAGGTCGCCCGCGCCACGCCCGAGCAGATCCGCGCGCTGACCGTGCGCGACCCCAAGCGCACCGCCGCGACCACCCCACGCGAGATCACCAAGCTGCTCGCCGCGATCTGGCGGGACGAGGCGGGCTCCGCCGAGGCCTGCGCCGAGGTGCGCGACATCATGGGCCGGCAGATCTGGCCGCACCGGCTCGCGTCGGGATTCGCGGACGAGATCCGGGTCTCCGGCAAGACCGGCACCCTGTGGGGCGTGCGCAACGAGGTCGGCGTGGTCGAGTACCCCGACGGCAAGCGCTACGCGGTGGGCGTGTTCCTGCGCCTGGAGTCGCTGGGCTTTCGCGCGCCCGCGGCCGACGCCTCGATCGGGCTGGCGGCCCGCGCGGCGATCGACCACCTGCGCGCCCGATGA
- a CDS encoding ABC transporter permease, whose amino-acid sequence MSTAALSGRVVDFRLGPWTSFFLRRTGRLVVSLAALVTAAFAMIHFVPGDPVRGALGMNATPEAVAARKEQLGLNDSLITQYKHFVSGLFHGDLGESITARVSVSSMIGDRLPATLEIAIYAFVLIMVVSIPLGMAMAVFTLNGRRRRSELAFASSTGAIVAIPEFLLAVGLASVFGVSLGWFPVALREGPDSYVLPVLALAITPIAALSRIVRVEALRVFETDYMRTARAKRLPTRLLYLRHALPNLLTSSLTLGGLILSSLLAGTVLIENVFAWPGLGMTIVQAILQKDYPLVQGIVLVYGAAALVIHFAVDLAVAVADPKSTIRGS is encoded by the coding sequence ATGAGCACCGCAGCCCTGTCCGGCCGGGTCGTGGACTTCCGTCTCGGCCCCTGGACCTCCTTCTTCCTGCGTCGCACCGGCCGCCTGGTGGTCTCGCTCGCCGCCCTGGTGACCGCCGCGTTCGCGATGATCCACTTCGTCCCCGGCGACCCCGTCCGCGGCGCCCTGGGAATGAACGCCACCCCGGAGGCGGTCGCCGCCCGCAAGGAACAACTGGGCCTGAACGACTCGCTGATCACCCAGTACAAGCACTTCGTGAGCGGGCTCTTCCACGGCGACCTGGGCGAATCGATCACCGCCCGGGTCTCCGTGTCGAGCATGATCGGCGACCGACTCCCCGCCACCCTGGAGATCGCGATCTACGCGTTCGTCCTGATCATGGTGGTGTCCATCCCCCTGGGCATGGCGATGGCCGTGTTCACCCTCAACGGCCGCCGGCGCCGCAGCGAACTGGCCTTCGCCTCCTCGACCGGGGCGATCGTGGCCATCCCGGAATTCCTCCTCGCCGTCGGCCTGGCCTCGGTGTTCGGCGTCAGCCTCGGCTGGTTCCCGGTGGCACTGCGCGAGGGGCCCGACTCCTACGTACTGCCCGTGCTGGCTTTGGCCATCACCCCGATCGCCGCGCTGTCGCGGATCGTCAGGGTCGAGGCGCTGCGCGTGTTCGAGACCGACTACATGCGCACCGCCCGCGCCAAACGGCTGCCGACCCGACTGCTCTACCTGCGGCACGCGCTGCCGAACCTGCTCACCTCCTCGCTGACCCTCGGCGGCCTGATCCTCAGCAGCCTGCTCGCGGGCACGGTGCTGATCGAGAACGTCTTCGCCTGGCCCGGCCTGGGCATGACCATCGTCCAGGCGATCCTGCAGAAGGACTATCCGCTCGTCCAGGGCATCGTGCTCGTCTACGGAGCCGCCGCGCTCGTGATCCACTTCGCGGTCGACCTCGCCGTCGCCGTCGCCGACCCCAAGTCCACGATCCGCGGGAGCTGA
- a CDS encoding PucR family transcriptional regulator, with protein MTTRSRAVLGRIIDDLGSTLFEVAAGEPDPEREVTGVLIHDPGDEPAHPPGAVVLGVAVYGSSAIATLVHRAAALAASAVVVRGPLAADAEIRDAVARTGVVVLALTPGASWSQVATLLRSLLAVDEIGSAQTGETLDGAPSGDLFALVNAIAALLDGPVTVEDRSGRVLAFSSRQDEADEPRIATILDRQVPAEWLRILEERGAFQALYRSEGPVYLAGVSDMPRVAIAVRAGDEILGSIWVVVRGPLSAELQRSLIEAAKVVALHLLRRRAGADVERRLRTDLLATVLEGGPAAVDAAGRLGLAHQPACVLALAVVGDAAPAERTAEEHRIVDALALHLAAVHPRTATARLGGFTYAILPTESDARAVRLAEEFLARIGGRIEAVVGIGRVAARAVDLPSSRADADRALRVLRSGRSALRVARLCDVYVSSLLVEVADRVAATDDAPAGPVARLRAYDAEHDTHLTETLAAWLDTFGDVTAAAAAVHVHPNTFRYRLRRLSEVGAIDLADGDARFDAMFQLRLYGVHGSGPVQRSLDAARLVPTPMRGTVG; from the coding sequence ATGACCACGCGTTCGCGCGCCGTGCTCGGGCGCATCATCGACGACCTCGGCTCGACCCTGTTCGAGGTCGCCGCCGGCGAACCGGACCCGGAACGCGAGGTCACCGGCGTCCTCATCCACGACCCTGGCGACGAACCCGCGCACCCGCCCGGCGCGGTGGTGCTCGGCGTCGCGGTCTACGGGTCCTCGGCCATCGCCACGCTGGTGCACCGCGCGGCCGCACTGGCCGCCTCGGCCGTCGTGGTGCGCGGGCCGCTCGCGGCGGACGCGGAGATCCGGGACGCGGTGGCGCGGACCGGCGTGGTGGTGCTCGCGCTGACCCCCGGGGCGTCCTGGTCCCAGGTCGCCACGCTGCTGCGCTCGCTGCTCGCGGTGGACGAGATCGGCAGCGCGCAGACCGGCGAAACCCTGGACGGCGCGCCCTCGGGCGACCTGTTCGCGCTGGTCAACGCGATCGCCGCGCTGCTGGACGGGCCGGTGACGGTGGAGGACCGCAGCGGACGCGTCCTGGCCTTCTCCAGTCGCCAGGACGAGGCGGACGAGCCGCGGATCGCCACCATCCTGGACCGCCAGGTGCCGGCCGAGTGGTTGCGGATCCTGGAGGAGCGCGGCGCGTTCCAGGCGCTGTATCGCAGTGAGGGGCCGGTGTACCTGGCCGGCGTCTCTGACATGCCCCGGGTGGCCATCGCGGTGCGCGCCGGGGACGAGATCCTGGGCTCGATCTGGGTCGTGGTGCGCGGGCCGCTGTCCGCCGAGTTGCAGCGGTCGCTGATCGAGGCGGCCAAGGTGGTCGCGCTGCACCTGCTGCGCCGCCGGGCGGGCGCCGACGTGGAGCGCCGGTTGCGCACCGACCTGCTGGCCACGGTGTTGGAGGGCGGGCCGGCGGCGGTGGACGCGGCGGGCCGACTCGGCCTGGCACATCAGCCGGCGTGTGTGCTCGCGCTCGCCGTGGTGGGCGACGCGGCACCGGCCGAACGCACCGCCGAGGAGCACCGGATCGTCGACGCGCTGGCGCTGCACCTGGCGGCGGTACACCCGCGCACCGCGACCGCCCGGCTGGGCGGCTTCACGTACGCGATCCTGCCGACCGAGTCGGACGCGCGGGCGGTACGGCTGGCCGAGGAGTTCCTGGCCCGGATCGGCGGGCGGATCGAGGCGGTGGTGGGCATCGGCCGCGTCGCCGCCCGCGCCGTCGACCTGCCCTCGTCCCGGGCGGACGCCGATCGCGCGCTGCGCGTGTTGCGCTCGGGCCGATCCGCGCTGCGGGTGGCCCGGTTGTGCGACGTGTACGTGTCGTCGCTGCTGGTCGAGGTGGCCGACCGGGTGGCCGCCACGGACGACGCGCCGGCCGGACCGGTGGCCCGACTGCGGGCCTACGACGCCGAGCACGACACCCACCTCACCGAGACGTTGGCCGCGTGGCTGGACACGTTCGGCGACGTCACCGCCGCCGCGGCGGCCGTTCACGTGCACCCGAACACGTTCCGCTATCGACTGCGCCGGTTGTCCGAGGTGGGCGCCATCGACCTCGCCGACGGCGACGCGCGCTTCGACGCGATGTTCCAGCTGCGGCTGTACGGGGTGCACGGGAGCGGACCGGTGCAGCGGTCGCTCGACGCGGCGCGGCTGGTGCCGACGCCGATGCGGGGGACGGTGGGATAG
- a CDS encoding ATP-binding cassette domain-containing protein gives MKAAGTVAPVAAEADAAPAGAGTSGSLELRHITVRYGRGRSAVTAVDDVSLEVPAGRVVGLVGGSGSGKSTLGRAAVGLVPITAGNVLVDGVDQGRRPGRRPVQLVFQDPFASLNPRLSVGASVAEAVPREDRARRAEEVARYLDLVGIDPGMSTRLPRALSGGQRQRVALARALAARPAVLVADEVTSALDVSVQGAVLNLIRDLQRELGFAMLFITHNLAVVRYLADRIAVMDRGVLVEEGPAAQVLEDPEHDYTRALLSGVPRIGEPLPEGAGAAGAVGEDARTGGAARAASAGTDEGTETGNR, from the coding sequence ATGAAAGCCGCAGGTACGGTTGCCCCGGTCGCGGCCGAGGCCGACGCAGCGCCCGCCGGGGCCGGCACGTCCGGTTCGCTCGAACTGCGCCACATCACGGTGCGCTACGGCCGCGGCCGCTCGGCGGTGACCGCCGTCGACGACGTGTCCCTGGAGGTGCCGGCGGGCCGCGTGGTCGGTCTGGTCGGCGGCTCCGGCTCGGGCAAGTCCACCCTCGGCCGGGCCGCGGTCGGGCTGGTGCCGATCACCGCGGGCAACGTCCTGGTGGACGGCGTCGACCAGGGTCGGCGGCCCGGACGCAGGCCGGTGCAGCTGGTCTTCCAGGACCCGTTCGCGTCGCTGAACCCCCGGCTGAGCGTGGGCGCCTCGGTGGCCGAGGCGGTGCCGCGCGAGGACCGGGCGCGGCGCGCGGAGGAGGTGGCCCGGTATCTCGACCTGGTCGGGATCGACCCGGGGATGAGCACCCGACTTCCGCGCGCGCTCTCCGGCGGCCAGCGGCAACGGGTGGCGCTGGCCCGCGCGTTGGCCGCGCGACCGGCGGTGCTGGTGGCGGACGAGGTCACCTCGGCGCTCGACGTCTCGGTCCAGGGCGCGGTGCTCAACCTGATCCGCGACCTGCAGCGCGAGTTGGGCTTCGCGATGTTGTTCATCACGCACAACCTGGCCGTGGTGCGCTACCTGGCGGACCGGATCGCGGTGATGGACCGAGGTGTCCTGGTCGAGGAGGGGCCGGCCGCACAGGTCCTGGAGGACCCCGAACACGACTACACGCGGGCGCTGTTGTCGGGCGTACCGCGGATCGGCGAGCCGCTGCCGGAGGGCGCGGGCGCCGCGGGCGCGGTCGGCGAAGATGCGCGGACCGGGGGAGCGGCGCGGGCCGCCTCCGCCGGTACGGACGAGGGAACGGAGACCGGGAACCGATGA